The Candidatus Melainabacteria bacterium genomic sequence CCATATCCACTGAAATATCATTCATACATTTATGATGCCCCAAAGGACATGTTTTCTTTCTACAAGCTATACATTCTAGTTTTGACAAATACAAACAATTTTTAATTAAGCCATATGGTCCAGTTCTATAAATTGACGTGGGTCCATAAATTCCTATTACTTCAGGATATCCATAATCATTTTTAATTGCACTTGCAAGGTGTACACCAAAAGAATCTAAACCAACTACTAAACCTACTTTTTGAATTAAACAAATTAAATCTTTTATACTTGTTTTTCCTACCAAGTTTACATAATTAATATTATTTGAATCTAATTTTTGAATTAATTTCCCAATATATTTTAAGTCACTATTAGACGCACAAATATAAACCTTGTAGCCTTGTAACTTTGTAACTTTGTAACTTTTTTCTATTAATTCATACCAATAATCCATAGGCCATAGCTTGCTTTCCCATGTAGATGCTGAAAAAATAATTAAAGAACATGGCTCTTGATTTAAAGTAGAAAAGTTAGGAATTAAAAAATTTGTTTTTAAATTTTTAATTTGCACAATGTTTGAAATAAGCTCTAGATTTAAATCAACAATGTGTTTTTTTGTATTAAATAAATCTCCTACATTAATTTTTTCATCATAAAAGATATCTGCAAACTCTCTTGTATTTTTAAATCCGATAATTCTTTTACCTAAACTAGACCTACTTAACAAGGCGCTTTTAAACAAACCTTGGACATCAATTACATAGTCATATTTTTGCTTTTGAATTAAAAAAAGATTTTTAAAGTTCAGCAAATAAATATTATTTATTTCTTTAATTAAACTTAATAACTCAAAACCTTTTTTACCAACTAGCCAGTCAATTTGAGCATCAGGGAAATTTTTTCTCAACACATTAACAATAGGCAAGGCATGAATCACATCTCCTAAACTGCTAAGTTTTATAATTAGAAATTTCACACTTTATATTTGTAATGGTTTCATTTCATGTTTTTCAAAAACTGCAACCTGATTAAATCCATACTGCTTAAGAACCTCATAAAGCCTATTATAAGAATATCCTATATCTTTTGCAGCGTGAGCATCTGAAGCAGTTGTAATTGGAATGTTTAATTCTTTTATCATGTGTATTATTTTATCTTGTGGATAAAGTTCATTTACTGGTTTTCGCAAGCCAGCTGTACTTATTTCAATAGTTAAATTCTTTTCTTTAATTAACTTTAAAATATCTTTTACAAAAGTTTTAATTTCTTTAGTTGGTCTATATCCAAATATTTTAATTAAATCAAGATGTGCAAGCCCGTCTAAAAGGCCTTTGTTAATAAGCTTTTTCATTTCATCAAAATATCTACTATATAAATCATCAATATTCCATGTAGAATATTTTTCTTTATAACTAGGATGATCAAAAGCCCAATTATCTATAAAATGTACTGAACCTAAAACAAAATCTAACTTATCATAATTTTTCTTCATCCATGAATAGTCAGCTTCTGATGATTCTGGATCATTGTCAATTTCTATTCCAAGTTTAAAGTAAATATTTTTAGTTTTTTTAATCCTATCTCTAAACTTAAAAAACTCACTGGTATTTATTCCTAAATGATAACGACCATGATCAGTAAAAGCAACATCTTTTAAACCAGATTGTTCTGCATAAATAGCCCACTCTTCAAGAACCTCTTGAGTATATGGTAAATCTTTATGACCTTGTGGATGAGTGTGATAGTCAGATAAAAGCATGAGAAATATTATAGCGTTTCCTAATCCTTTAGTCGACTAATAATTTTCTTGTTGATAAGTTCAAAAGCTTCATCAGGATTCCAATTTACTTCTTGTGCTAGTAGAGGCTTTATATCTACAGCAAAGTCTCTATGATTACGTTTCAGCATTAAGTTTTGCTCAAATAAATCTCTAGTAATTATTTGATTATTATGAATGCAATACCTTTTAAATGTTGAAATCACTTTATTTGCATCTATTAGGTTTTGTTTTAACACTAACCATAGGTCGAAGAGATCTCTTCCTTTACGTCTTTGGTATAGGGCTCGTAATTTAGTTGCTATTAGTTCTTCTAGCTCATAGGTAAAAATCTGAGTAGTACCATTAAACCATTCTGAGTTCATAGAAAAGCTTACAGTCTTTAGTTTTTGAACATAGAAATGTTCAGTAGTATTAATTTCTATCTTTAACTTAGCAATAGTTCTGTCTACTGATTCAAACTTATAGATAAGCTTTGCACTTCTTTCTGTTAGTTTACGATTTGGTTTTCCTAACCAAGAGTCAAGCACACTTCTTATGAAATCAATAGTTTTACCAATAGGCTCAGACTTGATCTGTACGAGATCAATATCTTCACTATAGCGAGCTGGTGGGTTAATATAAAGCTTATTTAGTGCAGTACCACCTCTAAAAATTAGTGTACCCTTGATTTTAGGATGATTATAGAGCTCTATTAAGACTCTACTGATAACCATATCTTGCTCAATCATTGCTAGTGTTTGCCAAGGTGCATTAGCTTTCCATTCTTCTATAAAAGCTTCAGGAATCATAATCACTTTCTATGGTTGTATTTTCAATAATCATCCATTTATCATTTCTTGAACAACCCTTGATTGGTAATTCAGAAGCTAATGGCATGTACACTAATTTCTGCCTGCTTAGTAATTTTTTTAATTTAGAAATTATTAACTTTTTCTTTTTATTATTTACTGAATTAATATGATCTAATATATATCCTAAGCGTTGCAACCATGTTTTTTCTCCAGAAATTCTAGCAACTGTAGTTAATTTTTTAGGATTTACTGCTTCTACTAATTCACTTAGTACGCTAGCTATATGGTTCAATCCACCAGAGCGTTTGGAGTACAAGAGAAGATCCATAGCTGTTAGCTCTGGTGAAGATATTTTTAAGTAGCCTGTTTTTACATTAACATTTTGAGTAGGAAGATTAATAAAGGATTTTTTATAAATAAATTCAATTCGTACTTTGCCAAAGTTTAGAGATTTGAGTTGTTTATTTGTCATCACCTGAAACAATTGTGGTTTCTGGTGAGATGCTCCGTGGTACATTGCTGCAGTTAAAAGACCTGCATAATAATCTACTTTCTTATACCTCATAAGAATGGGTACTAATTCTTCTTGTGGCATACACCCAAAATCCCTGTATTCTGGTGGCACTATTACATAAAGATTTTCAGATGGACTTATGATTTCACCTTTTTGTTTTAAACGGTATATTCTGGCATTAAGAGAATCACTTTTTATTTGTAAATCTTTTAGAGCTTGCTCTCTAGTAAAGTAGCTTTTACCTTTTGCTCTTATCATTTTGATATATTTATCTAGTGCTACCATATTATAAAATAACGTTTTTCATCATTCTAGTAATATGATAACATGCCTTAAGATTAGCACTTATCATATATCTTTTACAGGATAATTCGTATAAAACACATATCTGCTATCACTGCCCCACAAATAAGAATTATTTAAGGTAACTCCTTCTAATAATTTTTTCTTGGCTACAAAAGCAAATTTGTTTTCTTCGTTTAGTTTTTCCTGGATTTTTTCAATTGAATTAAATTTATTTATGTGTCTTCCTGCATAAAAAATTAGACTTGGTTTAACTATCTCGTAAGTAGCTATTTCAACATCTTTTGGAATTGATTTTGCAAAGCTTCTAAGTAAAAGCTGGGAATGTTTATCTGTCTTAGGCAATAAAAAAGTAATTAGACCAAAGTATAATAAAAACATTGTTGACATTAAAATAACAATAGTTCCCCTTACATCTTTATTACTGCTAGCCCATGCCATGCTTACTCCTACTAGTAAAAGAAATGCAAAAAATATTATTTGAAAATCTAATTTTAAGTCTTTTATTTCTCTTGGCAGCAAGATATCTAGCTTAAACAAACAAATATAAAAAATTACTAGGCAAAATAAAAAGAAAATACCAAGACCAAACATAAGTCCTTTACTGCTTATTTTTTTTACTAAAATCTCATCAAACCAAAATGCAATGATTACACTTAAAGCAGGAAATAAAGGTAAAACATAAGTAAGAAGTTTTGTTCTGCTAAAACTAAAAAATAAAAACACTATTATAAACCACCATAAACAAAACCAAGGTACTTGATCTTTTATAGAAGAAAGTAAACTTTTTAATCCTTTTTTTATTATTGAATTAACGCTTTGAAATAAAAAAAATGTCCATGGCAAAGCCCCAAGCAAAACAACTGGCACAAAATAAAAAATAGATCCTTTGTGTCCAGAAACAATTGAAGTATATCTATTAAAGTTGTGTTGACCAAAAAAAATTTTTGTAAACTCGCCACTAGTATAAACATGAACAGCAATATACCAAGGAAAAACCAAGACTAAAAACAAAACAAAACCAATCCAAAAAGAAGGGTTTTTAAAAAAGTATTCCAGCTTTCTAATCCACCAAAAAAAAGGAATTAATATTAAACCAACAATTAAAATAGCAACAGGACCTTTTGTCAGTACAGCAAGAGCAAGAAAAATAAAACCTAATATATACCAAAAGCTGAATTCTCGAATTTGAAATTTAAAAAATCTATGTGAGTTAATGATTTGACTGTAACCTAAGAAAAAAGAAAAAATAGATGAAGATATTAAACTTGCTAATGTCATATCTGTAATTGAAAATCTTGATAAGGCAGAATACTCAAAACATGACATTAAGATTAAAGCAGCTAACAAAGCAGTAGTTAGCGAAAAAAAAGTCTTTAAAAAATAAATTAACATGCCAACTGTTAGTAAAGCCATAAAAACTGAAGGAAGTCTAGCACTAAATTCATTAATGCCAAAGAGCTTCATTGAAAGTACTTCAAGCCAGTAAAAAAATATTGGTTTATCATAACGCACTTCATAGTTAAAATATGGAACTATATAATTCCCTGACTCTAGCATTTCTCTTCCTGTTTCAGCATATCTAGGTTCATCTACATCAATTAACCCAATGCTTCCTAGTTTATAAAAATATAAAGTAATAAAAAACAAAAAAAGTATAACTAAAATCCTTAAAAAATTTTCTTTCACTTTTTTATTCACTCTCTAGCTTAAGTACTGCCATAAATGCTTCTTGTGGAATTTCAACCTTGCCTACATTTTTCATTCTTTTTTTACCTTCTTTTTGTTTTTCAAGTAATTTCTTTTTTCTTGTTACATCTCCACCGTAACATTTTGCTAAAACATTTTTTCTCATAGCACTTACTGTTTCACGTGCAATAATTTTTCCACCAATTGCTGCTTGAATTGGAACTTCAAACAATTGTCTTGGTATTAACTTTCTTAATTTTTCTGCTAATTGTCTGCCATAATAATATGCTTTATCCACATGAACAATTATAGATAAAGCATCAACAATCTCACCAGCAATTAAAATATCAAGTTTTACTAATTTAGATTCCCTATATCCAATCAAATCATAATCCATGCTTGCATATCCTTTTGATCTGGATTTTAAATTGTCAAAAAAGTCAGTAATAATTTCTGCAAGAGGAATCTCATAACTTAATTGAACTCTTTTTGAATCAAGATATTTCATATCTTTAAATATTCCTCTCCGACTTTGGCAAAGCTCCATGATTTGCCCAACAAAACCACCTGGAAGAAAAATATGAAGTAAAACATAAGGTTCTTCAATTTTTTCTCTACAGGCTGGATCACCCAGTAAAGCAGGATTATCTATTTCAATTATTTTTCCACCAGTCTCAGTAACTTTATATACAACACTTGGAGCAGTTGTAATTAAATTTAAGTTGTATTCTCTTTCAAGTCTTTCTTGTGCAACTTCCATGTGAAGCAAACCTAAGAAACCACATCTAAA encodes the following:
- a CDS encoding glycosyltransferase family 9 protein, with the protein product MKFLIIKLSSLGDVIHALPIVNVLRKNFPDAQIDWLVGKKGFELLSLIKEINNIYLLNFKNLFLIQKQKYDYVIDVQGLFKSALLSRSSLGKRIIGFKNTREFADIFYDEKINVGDLFNTKKHIVDLNLELISNIVQIKNLKTNFLIPNFSTLNQEPCSLIIFSASTWESKLWPMDYWYELIEKSYKVTKLQGYKVYICASNSDLKYIGKLIQKLDSNNINYVNLVGKTSIKDLICLIQKVGLVVGLDSFGVHLASAIKNDYGYPEVIGIYGPTSIYRTGPYGLIKNCLYLSKLECIACRKKTCPLGHHKCMNDISVDMVRELVYSLDLNCSGKPFSIHESFISGKI
- a CDS encoding histidinol-phosphatase: MLLSDYHTHPQGHKDLPYTQEVLEEWAIYAEQSGLKDVAFTDHGRYHLGINTSEFFKFRDRIKKTKNIYFKLGIEIDNDPESSEADYSWMKKNYDKLDFVLGSVHFIDNWAFDHPSYKEKYSTWNIDDLYSRYFDEMKKLINKGLLDGLAHLDLIKIFGYRPTKEIKTFVKDILKLIKEKNLTIEISTAGLRKPVNELYPQDKIIHMIKELNIPITTASDAHAAKDIGYSYNRLYEVLKQYGFNQVAVFEKHEMKPLQI
- a CDS encoding nucleotidyl transferase AbiEii/AbiGii toxin family protein, producing the protein MIPEAFIEEWKANAPWQTLAMIEQDMVISRVLIELYNHPKIKGTLIFRGGTALNKLYINPPARYSEDIDLVQIKSEPIGKTIDFIRSVLDSWLGKPNRKLTERSAKLIYKFESVDRTIAKLKIEINTTEHFYVQKLKTVSFSMNSEWFNGTTQIFTYELEELIATKLRALYQRRKGRDLFDLWLVLKQNLIDANKVISTFKRYCIHNNQIITRDLFEQNLMLKRNHRDFAVDIKPLLAQEVNWNPDEAFELINKKIISRLKD
- a CDS encoding type IV toxin-antitoxin system AbiEi family antitoxin, giving the protein MIRAKGKSYFTREQALKDLQIKSDSLNARIYRLKQKGEIISPSENLYVIVPPEYRDFGCMPQEELVPILMRYKKVDYYAGLLTAAMYHGASHQKPQLFQVMTNKQLKSLNFGKVRIEFIYKKSFINLPTQNVNVKTGYLKISSPELTAMDLLLYSKRSGGLNHIASVLSELVEAVNPKKLTTVARISGEKTWLQRLGYILDHINSVNNKKKKLIISKLKKLLSRQKLVYMPLASELPIKGCSRNDKWMIIENTTIESDYDS
- a CDS encoding glycosyltransferase family 39 protein: MKENFLRILVILFLFFITLYFYKLGSIGLIDVDEPRYAETGREMLESGNYIVPYFNYEVRYDKPIFFYWLEVLSMKLFGINEFSARLPSVFMALLTVGMLIYFLKTFFSLTTALLAALILMSCFEYSALSRFSITDMTLASLISSSIFSFFLGYSQIINSHRFFKFQIREFSFWYILGFIFLALAVLTKGPVAILIVGLILIPFFWWIRKLEYFFKNPSFWIGFVLFLVLVFPWYIAVHVYTSGEFTKIFFGQHNFNRYTSIVSGHKGSIFYFVPVVLLGALPWTFFLFQSVNSIIKKGLKSLLSSIKDQVPWFCLWWFIIVFLFFSFSRTKLLTYVLPLFPALSVIIAFWFDEILVKKISSKGLMFGLGIFFLFCLVIFYICLFKLDILLPREIKDLKLDFQIIFFAFLLLVGVSMAWASSNKDVRGTIVILMSTMFLLYFGLITFLLPKTDKHSQLLLRSFAKSIPKDVEIATYEIVKPSLIFYAGRHINKFNSIEKIQEKLNEENKFAFVAKKKLLEGVTLNNSYLWGSDSRYVFYTNYPVKDI